GATGGGATTCGTCAAAGGAATCCTGCAGCCACTCAAAGGCGGGCAACTGCTCCTTCAGCTCGGCACAAAGCTCGGGCGCCACCACGGTCAGCCTGGCCCCCCGGGACAGCAGCAAGCGGGCCTTGCGGGCCGCCACGGCACCGCCGCCCACCACCAGGCAGGAGCGTTGTTCAATGCTGATAAAAAGAGGCAGGTGTTCCATGGCCGGCTCCGCGAATAACGATAGACAGGCTAACTATAAACCGCGGGGCATATAGCCACATAATAATAAAAAATGATTTTTTATGCCTTTAACGAATTAGGGGGCTGCAGAGCTGTACTGAGGTCGAACAAAGGCATGCATTCCCACGCAGATCGTGGGAACGAGTAATTCCATTTCGAGGCCGGAGTTTTGGCCTGTTTCACAGGCCCCGCCAACTAAAGTGGCGGCTACAAAAGCGCTTAAAAGGGAGGACAAGGAGAGCGGCTTCACGACCGATCAAATGCCAGGGATGGCATTTGCCGAGCGACCCACGGATGGGCTTGAAGCGTGTCGTGAAGTCGGCTCCTTGTTCGACCTGCATTGGATTCTGCAGGTTCGCGGGTTAAATACCGCTGCCGTCGGACTCGGGCACTTCGTGCAGGCCGCACTCGCGCTTGAGGCCGTTGAAGCGGGTATCGGCTTCGCTCATGCCCGGCTCCCACTTGGCGGTGGTATGCACATCGCCCACCGACACATAACCCTGCTCCCACAACGGGTGGTACGGCAGGTCGTGATCCTTCAGGTAGTAGTGCACATCCTTGTTGCTCCAGTCGATGATCGGCAGGAACTTGAACAGCCCATTCTGCACCCCCAGCACTTCAAGCCCTTCCCGGGTATCGGACTGGCTGCGGCGCAGACCGGCAAACCAGACGCCGGCGTTCAGCTCCCGCAGGGCTCGCTGCATCGGTTCCACCTTGTTGAGGTGGTTGTAGCGGCTGATGCCTTCCACCCCCTGCTCCCACAGCTTGCCGTAGCGGGCTTCCTGCCAGGCGGCAGACTCCGCCGCCCGGTACACCTTCAGGTTTAGCCTGAGCCGTTCGGTCAGCTCGTCGATAAAGCGGTAGGTCTCGGGAAACAGGTAGCCGGTATCGGTGAGGATCACCGGAATATCGACCCTGGCCTGGGTCACCAGGTGCAGCATCACCGCCGCCTGAATGCCGAAACTGGAGGAGAGCACCGGCTCTCCCGGCAGGTTGTCCAGCGCCCAGCGCACCCGCTCGGGAGCGCTCAGGGCCACCAGCTCACGATTAATCGGCGCCAGGGCTTCGGCCTGCTCCTGCCGGGTCAGGCCGGTCAGCTCCTCCAGCGCGGGTAACACACTAGACTGCATAAAAATCCCTCGCGGAGTCGACCACCGGCGCGATAATGCCGGCGCGGATCACGAAGTCGCCAAAGCCTTCACCGCTTTCACGCTCGGCGGCCCAACGGCCCACCAGGGCGTCGATCTCTTCCAGGATCTGCCGGTCGGTAATGTTTTCCCTGTACATGCGCGGAATGCGGGTGCCTTCCCGGTTGCCGCCCAGGTGCAGGTTGTAGCGCCCCGGCGCCTTGCCCACCAGGCCGATCTCCGCCAGCATGGCGCGGCCACAGCCGTTGGGGCAGCCGGTGACCCGGAAGATAATGCTGTCGTCGTTCACGCCGTGCTTGGCCAGCACGCCTTCGATTTCGGTGACGAATTCCGGCAGGAAGCGCTCGGCTTCGGCCATCGCCAGCGGACAGGTCGGCAGCGCCACACAGGCCATGGAGTTCTGCCGCTGCGCGGACACGCTGTCGTCCAGCAGACCGTATTGCCGGGCCAGGGCTTCAATCTGCGCCTTCTGCTCCGCCGGCACACCGGCGATGATCAGATTCTGGTTGGCGGTCAGGCGGAAGTCGCCCTGATGCACCTTGGCAATCTCGGCCATGCCGGTTTTCAGCGGCTTGCCCGGATAATCCAGAATACGGCCATTCTCGATAAACAGGGTCAGGTGGTGCTTGCCGTCGATGCCTTCCACCCAGCCAAAACGATCGCCGCGACCGGTGAACTCGTAAGGACGGCTTTCTTCAAACTGAATGCCCGCCCGTTTTTCTACCTCGGCCTTGAACGCCTCCACACCGAAGCGCTCCAGAGTGTATTTGGTCTTGGCGTTCTTGCGCTCGGAGCGGTTACCCCAGTCGCGCTGGGTGGTGACCACGGCTTCCGCTACCGCCAGGGTGTGGGACAGCGGAATAAAGCCGAAGTCGCTGGCCTTGCGCGGATAGGTGTTGGTGTCGCCGTGGGTCATGGCCAGACCTCCGCCCACCAGCACGTTGAAGCCCACCAGCTTGCCGTTGTCGGCGATGGCCACAAAGTTCAGATCGTTGGCGTGCACGTCCACGTCGTTCTGCGGCGGGATCACCACCGTGGTCTTGAACTTGCGCGGCAGGTAGGTGGAGCCCAGAATCGGCTCTTCGTCGGTGGTTTCCAGCCGCTCACCGTCCAGCCAGATCTCCGCATAGGCCCGGGTCCTGGGCAACAGGTGCTCGGAGATCTTCTTGGCCCACTCGTAGGCTTGCTGATGCAGCTCGGACTCCACCGGGTTGCTGGTGCACAGCACGTTCCGGTTTACATCGCCGGCGGTGGCGATGGAGTCGATGCCGGTCTTGTTCAGGGTCTGGTGCATCAGCTTGATGTCGCGCTTGAGCACACCGTGAAACTGAAAGGTCTGACGGGTGGTCAGGCGAATACTGCCGTACATGGTGTGATCGGCGGCAAACTTGTCGATCACCAGCCACTGCTCGGGAGTGATGATACCGCCGGGCAGACGGGCGCGCAGCATCACATTGTGCAGGGGCTCCAGCTTCTGGGCGGTACGCTCGTTGCGAATGTCGCGGTCGTCCTGCTGATACATGCCGTGAAAACGGATCAGCTGGAAGTTGTCGCCGTTAAAGCCACCGGTCAGCGGATCCTGCAGATCCTGCTCTATGGTGCCGCGCAGGAAATTGCTCTCGCGCTTGAGGCGTTCGTTGTCGGACAGTTTTTGCTCGCTCATCTTAATAAACATCCCTTTGGTAACGCTTGGCGCTGCGCAGCGCATCCACATAGTCTTCGGCCTGCTCGCGGGTCTTGCCGCCGTGCTCGGCCACCAGCTCGATCAGGGCCTCGTGTACGTCCTTGGCCATGCGGGTGGCGTCACCGCACACATAGAAGTGGGCGCCCTGCTCCAGCCAGGCATACACCTCGGCACCCTCTTCCTTCAGCTTGTGCTGCACATACACTTTCTCGGCCTGATCCCGGCTGAACGCCAGGGAGATTTTGCTCAGCAGGCCGGACTTGACGTAACGCTGCCACTCCAGCTGATACAGGAAGTCCTGGGTGAAGTGAGGGTTGCCGAAGAACAGCCAGTTCTTGCCCTCGGCACCGCGGGCGTCCCGCTCCTGCATAAAGGCGCGGAAGGGTGCGATACCGGTGCCCGGGCCCACCATGATCACCGGGGTATTGTCGTCGGCGGGCAGGCGGAAGTTATCATTGTGCTCCACGAATACCCGTACCTTGCCGCCTTCTTCCAGCCGGTCGGCCAGGTAGGAAGAGGCGCCGCCGGCACGGGCTTCACCGTCGTGATCGAAACGCACCACGCCCACGGTCAGATGCACTTCCTCGTCCACTTCCGCCTGGGAAGAGGCGATGGAATACAGCCGCGGGGTCAGCCGGCGCAGGGCTCCCTGCAGTTGCTCGGCGGTCAGTGCCACCGGCTGCTCGGCGACGATGTCCCGGATCTGATGCTTGGCACAGTACTCGCGCAGGGCGGCCTTGTCTTCGATCAGCGCCTTGAGCTTGTCAGAGCCGGACAGTTCGGCATAGGCCTGCACAAAACTGGCATAGCCCTGGGTCAGCTCATAGTGGTTGATCAGCGCCTCGCGCAGCGGCAGGGTCTTGTCGTCCACCTTGACGCCGGTGTCGCCGGACAGTTCCACCAGTTGCAGCAGACCGTCCACCAGCGCTTCGTCGTTGGTAAACCAGATCCCCAGGGCGTCGCCGGGCTGATAGGTCAGGCCGGAGTCTTCCAGGGAAATCTCGATATGGCGCACATCCCGGTCGGAATCCCGGCCGGTGATCTTCTGGTTGGTGGACAACTCGGCGGCAAAGGGGTTCTTCTTGCTGTACAGGCTGGCCACGCCCTGAGTGGCGGGCACCCCCGGCACCACCTGGTTGGCGGCGTCGGCGGACAGGGCGTCTTTCAGCAGCTCAAAGGCGGCATTGCCCCACTCGGTGGCCGGGCCTTCGTAGTCCACGTCGCAGTCGAGGCGGGCCAGCAGCGGCCTGGCACCGGCCTTGCTCAGGTATTCGTCAAAGTCCTTGCCGGTCTGGCAAAAGAATTCGTAGGAGGAATCCCCCAGGCCGATCACGCCATAGCTCAGGCCATCCAGCTTGCCGGCCTTGCCGGCCTTGAGCTGCTTGTGGAATTCAATGGCGTCATCGGGGGCCTCGCCCTCGCCATTGGTGCTGGCCACGATCAGCACATGGGTTTCCTTCTTGAGCTGCTTGATCTTGTAGTCGGCCACGTTGAACAGCTCGGCGGCCACGCCGCTGGCATCAGCCTGGGCCTTGAGGGCCTCGGCCACGCCCTTGGCGTTGCCGGTTTGCGAAGCGTAGAGAATGGTCAGCTTGCCTGCGGGCTGCGCGGCGGCGGCGGGCTGGGCCGCAATGGCCTGGCCATGCTGGCTGATGCCATAGAGGTAGCCGCTGACCCAGGCCAGCTGGGTGGCGTTGAGCTCGGCCGCCACCTGAGTGAGCTTGTGTACCTGTTGTTCATTGAGCGGGCTGGCGGCCGCCGCGAGTTCTTTTAAAAGCATGACATTGGCTTCCACTTTTCCAGAGTGGACATAGCTTAAGCCAGGGCAGGCAAAAACAATAAAGAATAAAGGGTGATTTTTTATTCGTTAAAAGAATATGACTTTAAGGTGAAACGTAAAAAGTAAGACGTAAGACGAGATATCTAATGGAGTGCCCCCGATAAAGTAGACACTTAAGTTAAGCGGCAGCTGCGTAGGCATCGGGAGTCATCCCTCCCAGCGCCATGTGGCGCCGCACTTTCGGGTAATACTCGTCTGTATAATACCGGACTTCATCTGCCATTTCGTCTCTTCCGAGCACGCCCAGAGGGCGAGTCCACTCCTTCTTGAGTAGCGCGAAGAAGCTTTCCGAACAGGCGTTATCCCAGCAGTTACCTCGGCGTGACATGCTGATGGTGATTCCCCGTGTATTCAGCCATCTCATCACCTCTCCGTTGCGATACTGACTCCCTTGGTCCGAGTGGAACAACAGCTGTTTCCCATCTGGCCGCTGATGTTGCCATGCCTGCTCAAGGGCCTCCAGCACCAGTTGGGCGCTATTGATGGCACCCATGGCTCGGCCCACCACGCGGCGTGTGCCCAGGTCTAGGACTGCTGCGATGTAGAGCCAGCCTTCACTGCACCGGATTTGGGTGATATCTGATACCCAAACTCGGTTCGCTGAACCCACCGAGAACTGGCGATTCAACAGATTCGGTAACACAGGCAAGGACGATGTTGGCTTTTGATATCCTGCTTTAGGAGCCGTGCATGAACGATAACCAGCGTCTCTCAGCAAGCGCTGAACCTGGTTCTTGCCGCAGCAGAACCCGGCATCCCGTGCTTCCAGCCACAGCTTGCGATAACCCGGCACATTCTTCAGTTGCCTGGCTCGCTCGAGCAGGAAGGTGTTCAGCGTCCGTCGCTCGATGGCACGCGCCCCCGGAGAGTGTTGACGTGTTCGCCAGCGATAATATCCCGCTCGTGACACGTCGAGTACTTCACACATTATCGAGACCCGCCAGCGTTGACTTCGGTGGGCCTCGATAAAGGCAAACCTTACTTGCCGTGCTTGGCGAAGTACTCTTGCGCCTTTTTTAGGATTTCGTTCTCCAGCTCTTTCCGCTCAAGCTGCTTCTTCAGCCGAGCTACCTCGCGCTCCAGCTCCTGCAGGCTTTTTTCTGGTCCGGTGTTTTCAACGGCTTTGTCGGATGATTTCTTGGTCATGCTCCACTCTCTACGCCAGCGACTCAATTGGTTAGGATGGATCCCAAGTCTGCCAGCAAGCTGAGCTTGTGTCTCTGTGGTGGAGAGCGAGGCCTCGACGGCCTCACGTTTGAATGCATCGCTAAAGCGACGGTGGGGTTTGTATTTCATAACACCTTCTCATCTAATGAAGGTGTCTACTTTTCTCGGGCCAGTCCATAACCTCTTACGTCTTCCGTCTCTCGTAAAATAAAAAAGGGCTGCCTTGCGGAAGCCCTTGTCTTATCAGCGAGTCGGTTACTGCTTATTCGTCGGCGCTGCCGGCGGCATTGAGCAGATCGGCCAGGCTTTGCTCTGCTTCATCGGCAGAGATCTGCACCGGCTGCTCCGGCTGGCGGCGGGCCTGACGGCCCTGATGGTAGGCAAAACCGGTACCGGCCGGTACCAGGCGACCCACGATCACGTTCTCCTTCAGACCACGCAGATCGTCGACCTTGCCGGCCACGGCCGCTTCGGTCAGCACGCGGGTGGTTTCCTGGAAGGAGGCCGCCGAGATGAAGGATTCGGTGCTCAGCGACGCCTTGGTGATGCCCATCAGCACGTGGCGGTAGCTGATGGTGCGCTTGCCTTCGGCTGCCAGGGCACGGTTGGCCTGACGAATACGCACCACTTCGGCCTGCTCGCCTTCGATAAAGTCGGAGTCACCGGCATCCAGGATCTCGGCACGACGCAGCATCTGACGCACCACGGTTTCGATGTGCTTGTCGTTGATCTTAACGCCCTGCAGTCGGTAAACCTCCTGCACCTCGTTGACGATGTAGTTCGCCACCGGGCTGATGCCACGCAGACGCAGAATGTCGTGGGGCGATTCGGGGCCGTCGGCCAGCACTTCGCCCTTCTCGACCTTCTCACCTTCAAACACGTTGAGGTGACGCCACTTCGGAATCATTTCCTCATAGGCCTCGCCCCCTTCCAGCGGGGTGATCACCAGGCGGCGCTTGCCCTTGGTTTCCTTGCCGAAGGAAATGGTGCCGGAAATCTCGGCCAGAATGGCCGGCTCTTTCGGCTGACGGGCTTCGAACAGGTCGGCAACCCGCGGCAGACCACCGGTGATGTCCTTGGTACCGCCGGACTCCTGGGGAATACGGGCCACGGCATCACCCACGTTTACCTGAGCACCGTCTTCCAGGCTCACGATGGCGCGGCCGGGCAGGAAGTACAGGGCAGACAGGTCGGTGTCGGGAATGAACACGTCCTTGCCGGCGTCGTCCACCAGTTTCACGGTGGGGCGCAGTTCCTTACCGGAGCTGGGACGCTCGTTCACGTCCATCACCACGATGCTGGACAGACCGGTCAGCTCGTCGGTCTGACGGCTGATGGTGACGCCATCGATCATGTCGATGAACTTCACCCGGCCTGCCACTTCGGTGATGATGGGGTGCGTGTGCGGATCCCAGTTGGCCACCACCTGACCGGCCTGCACCATGCCACCGTCCGGCTGCTCCAGCAGGGCACCGTAAGGCAGCTTGTGGTTTTCCCGGGTCTGCCCCATCTCGTCGATGATGGTCAGCTCGGAAGAACGGGACACGATAACGGTCTTGCCGTCGGTGTTGGTAACGGTCTGGGCATTCTGCAGCTTGACGGTACCGCTGTGCTTGACCTGAATGCTGCTTTCCGCCGCCGCCCGCGATGCCGCACCACCGATGTGGAAGGTACGCATGGTCAGCTGGGTACCCGGCTCACCGATGGACTGGGCGGCGATAACACCGACCGCCTCGCCCTGGTTGACCAGGTGGCCACGGGCCAGATCGCGGCCGTAACAGTGGGCACAGACGCCGTGGTCATTGTCACAGGTGATTACGGAACGCACTTTCACCCGGTCTACCGAGCTGGATTCCAGCAGGTCACACAGCTTCTCGTCGAGCAGGGTGTTGCGGGCCACCAGCACTTCGTCTTCGGTACCCGGCTTGATCACGTCTTCGGCCACCACCCGTCCCAGCACCCGCTCGCGCAGGGGTTCCACCACGTCACCGCCCTCGATCAGCGGCATCATCCACAGACCTTCGTGGGTACCACAGTCGTCGGAAGTGATCACCAGATCCTGGGCCACGTCCACCAGACGGCGGGTCAGGTAACCGGAGTTCGCGGTCTTCAGTGCGGTATCGGCCAGACCCTTACGGGCACCGTGGGTAGAGATAAAGTACTGCAGTACGTTCAGACCTTCACGGAAGTTCGCGATGATCGGCGTTTCGATGATGGAGCCGTCCGGCTTGGCCATCAGGCCCCGCATACCCGCCAGCTGACGGATCTGGGCGGCACTACCCCGGGCGCCGGAGTCGGCCATCATGTAGATGCTGTTAAAGGAATCCTGCAGCTCTTCTTCGCCGTCGCGGTTGATGACCACATCTTTCGACAGGTTTTCCATCATCGCCTTGGACACCCGCTCGTTGGCGCTGGCCCAGATATCGATAACCTTGTTGTAACGCTCCCCGGCGGTAACCAGACCGGACTGGAACTGATCCTGAATCTCGGTAACTTCGGCTTCGGCCTCGTCGATGATGTCCTTCTTGGCATCCGGAATCACCATGTCGTTGATGCCCACGGACACACCGGACAGGGTGGCGTAGTGGAAACCGGTATACATCAGCTGGTCGGCGAAGATAACAGAGTCCTTCAGGCCCAGACGACGGTAACAACCGTTGAGCAGACGGGAGATCTGCTTCTTGCCCATGGGCTGGTCGATCATTTCAAAGGGCAGGCCCTTGGGCACGATCAGACTCAGGATGGCGCGGCCGATGGTGGTGTCACGAATGGCGGTTCTTTCCACCATGGTGCCGTCTTCCAGTTTCTCGAAGTCGGTAATGCGCACCTTGACCCGGGCGTGCAGCTCGGCATGACCGGCACGGTACACCTTTTCGGCTTCCTTGGCGCTGGTCAGCAGCATGCCCTCACCCTTGGCGTTAATGCGATCACGGGTCATGTAGTACAGACCCAGTACCACGTCCTGAGACGGGACGATGATCGGCTCGCCGTTGGCGGGAGACAGAATGTTGTTGGTGGACATCATCAGCGCGCGGGCTTCGAGCTGGGCTTCCAGGGTCAGGGGTACGTGGACCGCCATCTGGTCACCGTCGAAGTCGGCGTTATAGGCCGCACACACCAGCGGGTGCAGCTGAATGGCCTTGCCTTCGATCAGTACCGGCTCAAATGCCTGAATACCCAGACGGTGCAGGGTAGGCGCCCGGTTCAGCAGCACCGGGTGTTCGCGGATCACGTCGTCCAGAATATCCCAGACGATGGCTTCCTCGCGCTCCACCATCTTCTTGGCCGCCTTGATGGTGGTGGCCAGGCCGCGGGATTCCAGCTTGCCGTAGATGAAGGGCTTGAACAGCTCCAGCGCCATCTTCTTGGGCAGACCGCACTGATGCAGACGCAGGGTCGGACCTACGGTGATAACGGAACGACCGGAGTAGTCGACCCGCTTGCCCAGCAGGTTCTGACGGAAACGACCCTGTTTACCCTTGATCATGTCGGCCAGAGATTTCAGCGGGCGCTTGTTGGAGCCGGTGATGGCGCGGCCACGACGGCCGTTGTCGAGCAGGGCGTCCACGGATTCCTGCAGCATGCGCTTTTCGTTGCGCACGATGATGTCGGGCGCAGCCAGATCCAGCAGGCGCTTGAGACGGTTGTTCCGGTTGATCACCCGGCGGTACAGATCGTTCAGATCGGAGGTCGCGAAGCGGCCACCGTCCAGCGGTACCAGCGGACGCAGATCCGGCGGCAGCACCGGCAGTACCGTCATCACCATCCACTCGGGCTTGTTGCCGGAGAAGTGGAAGGCTTCCATCAGCTTGAGGCGCTTGGTGATCTTCTTGCGCTTGGTTTCGGAGTTGGTCTGATCCAGCTCCTCGCGCATGGTGTTGATCTCGCCTTCCAGATCGATGTCGCGCAGCAGGGCCAGCACGGCCTCGGCGCCCATCTTGGCGTCGAATTCGTCACCCCACTCTTCCAGCGAGTCCAGGTACTGCTCTTCAGACAGCATCTGGCCGCGCTCCAGGCTGGTCATGCCCGGCTCGATCACCACGTAGGATTCAAAATACAGCACCCGCTCGATGTCGCGCAGGGTCATGTCCAGCAGCAGGCCAATGCGGCTCGGCAGTGACTTCAGGAACCAGATATGGGCCACCGGGCTGGCCAGCTCGATGTGCCCCATGCGCTCACGGCGCACCTTGGTCTGGGTAACTTCAACGCCGCACTTTTCACAGATCACGCCGCGGTGCTTGAGGCGCTTGTACTTGCCGCACAAACACTCATAGTCCTTGACCGGACCAAAGATCCGGGCGCAGAAAAGGCCGTCACGCTCCGGCTTGAAGGTACGGTAGTTGATGGTCTCGGGCTTTTTGACTTCGCCAAAGGACCAAGAGCGGATCATGTCGGGCGAGGCCAGACCGATTTTGATACCGTCAAACTCTTCAGTCTTACTCTGCGCTTTCAAAAACTTAAGCAAGTCTTTCACGTTAGTCTCCTGTGAGGAGTTCTACCTGGGCGCCCCGCCCTTCCGAAGAATGAAGGGGCGCCGTTATTTCCGAGGCAGCCTGGTGCCTTAACTTTCTTCCAGCTCGATGTTGATACCCAGGGAGCGGATTTCCTTCAGCAGTACGTTGAAGGACTCGGGCATGCCCGGCTCCATGCGGTGATCGCCGTCCACGATGTTCTTGTACATCTTGGTCCGGCCGTTTACATCGTCCGACTTGACGGTCAGCATTTCCTGCAGGGTATAGGCGGCACCGTAGGCTTCCAGCGCCCACACTTCCATCTCCCCGAAACGCTGACCACCGAACTGGGCCTTACCGCCCAGGGGCTGCTGGGTTACCAGG
The Oceanimonas pelagia genome window above contains:
- a CDS encoding phosphoadenylyl-sulfate reductase; the protein is MQSSVLPALEELTGLTRQEQAEALAPINRELVALSAPERVRWALDNLPGEPVLSSSFGIQAAVMLHLVTQARVDIPVILTDTGYLFPETYRFIDELTERLRLNLKVYRAAESAAWQEARYGKLWEQGVEGISRYNHLNKVEPMQRALRELNAGVWFAGLRRSQSDTREGLEVLGVQNGLFKFLPIIDWSNKDVHYYLKDHDLPYHPLWEQGYVSVGDVHTTAKWEPGMSEADTRFNGLKRECGLHEVPESDGSGI
- the cysI gene encoding assimilatory sulfite reductase (NADPH) hemoprotein subunit → MFIKMSEQKLSDNERLKRESNFLRGTIEQDLQDPLTGGFNGDNFQLIRFHGMYQQDDRDIRNERTAQKLEPLHNVMLRARLPGGIITPEQWLVIDKFAADHTMYGSIRLTTRQTFQFHGVLKRDIKLMHQTLNKTGIDSIATAGDVNRNVLCTSNPVESELHQQAYEWAKKISEHLLPRTRAYAEIWLDGERLETTDEEPILGSTYLPRKFKTTVVIPPQNDVDVHANDLNFVAIADNGKLVGFNVLVGGGLAMTHGDTNTYPRKASDFGFIPLSHTLAVAEAVVTTQRDWGNRSERKNAKTKYTLERFGVEAFKAEVEKRAGIQFEESRPYEFTGRGDRFGWVEGIDGKHHLTLFIENGRILDYPGKPLKTGMAEIAKVHQGDFRLTANQNLIIAGVPAEQKAQIEALARQYGLLDDSVSAQRQNSMACVALPTCPLAMAEAERFLPEFVTEIEGVLAKHGVNDDSIIFRVTGCPNGCGRAMLAEIGLVGKAPGRYNLHLGGNREGTRIPRMYRENITDRQILEEIDALVGRWAAERESGEGFGDFVIRAGIIAPVVDSARDFYAV
- a CDS encoding assimilatory sulfite reductase (NADPH) flavoprotein subunit, with the translated sequence MLLKELAAAASPLNEQQVHKLTQVAAELNATQLAWVSGYLYGISQHGQAIAAQPAAAAQPAGKLTILYASQTGNAKGVAEALKAQADASGVAAELFNVADYKIKQLKKETHVLIVASTNGEGEAPDDAIEFHKQLKAGKAGKLDGLSYGVIGLGDSSYEFFCQTGKDFDEYLSKAGARPLLARLDCDVDYEGPATEWGNAAFELLKDALSADAANQVVPGVPATQGVASLYSKKNPFAAELSTNQKITGRDSDRDVRHIEISLEDSGLTYQPGDALGIWFTNDEALVDGLLQLVELSGDTGVKVDDKTLPLREALINHYELTQGYASFVQAYAELSGSDKLKALIEDKAALREYCAKHQIRDIVAEQPVALTAEQLQGALRRLTPRLYSIASSQAEVDEEVHLTVGVVRFDHDGEARAGGASSYLADRLEEGGKVRVFVEHNDNFRLPADDNTPVIMVGPGTGIAPFRAFMQERDARGAEGKNWLFFGNPHFTQDFLYQLEWQRYVKSGLLSKISLAFSRDQAEKVYVQHKLKEEGAEVYAWLEQGAHFYVCGDATRMAKDVHEALIELVAEHGGKTREQAEDYVDALRSAKRYQRDVY
- a CDS encoding IS3 family transposase (programmed frameshift), whose product is MKYKPHRRFSDAFKREAVEASLSTTETQAQLAGRLGIHPNQLSRWRREWSMTKKSSDKAVENTGPEKSLQELEREVARLKKQLERKELENEILKKAQGVLRQARQVRFAFIEAHRSQRWRVSIMCEVLDVSRAGYYRWRTRQHSPGARAIERRTLNTFLLERARQLKNVPGYRKLWLEARDAGFCCGKNQVQRLLRDAGYRSCTAPKAGYQKPTSSLPVLPNLLNRQFSVGSANRVWVSDITQIRCSEGWLYIAAVLDLGTRRVVGRAMGAINSAQLVLEALEQAWQHQRPDGKQLLFHSDQGSQYRNGEVMRWLNTRGITISMSRRGNCWDNACSESFFALLKKEWTRPLGVLGRDEMADEVRYYTDEYYPKVRRHMALGGMTPDAYAAAA
- the rpoC gene encoding DNA-directed RNA polymerase subunit beta'; protein product: MKDLLKFLKAQSKTEEFDGIKIGLASPDMIRSWSFGEVKKPETINYRTFKPERDGLFCARIFGPVKDYECLCGKYKRLKHRGVICEKCGVEVTQTKVRRERMGHIELASPVAHIWFLKSLPSRIGLLLDMTLRDIERVLYFESYVVIEPGMTSLERGQMLSEEQYLDSLEEWGDEFDAKMGAEAVLALLRDIDLEGEINTMREELDQTNSETKRKKITKRLKLMEAFHFSGNKPEWMVMTVLPVLPPDLRPLVPLDGGRFATSDLNDLYRRVINRNNRLKRLLDLAAPDIIVRNEKRMLQESVDALLDNGRRGRAITGSNKRPLKSLADMIKGKQGRFRQNLLGKRVDYSGRSVITVGPTLRLHQCGLPKKMALELFKPFIYGKLESRGLATTIKAAKKMVEREEAIVWDILDDVIREHPVLLNRAPTLHRLGIQAFEPVLIEGKAIQLHPLVCAAYNADFDGDQMAVHVPLTLEAQLEARALMMSTNNILSPANGEPIIVPSQDVVLGLYYMTRDRINAKGEGMLLTSAKEAEKVYRAGHAELHARVKVRITDFEKLEDGTMVERTAIRDTTIGRAILSLIVPKGLPFEMIDQPMGKKQISRLLNGCYRRLGLKDSVIFADQLMYTGFHYATLSGVSVGINDMVIPDAKKDIIDEAEAEVTEIQDQFQSGLVTAGERYNKVIDIWASANERVSKAMMENLSKDVVINRDGEEELQDSFNSIYMMADSGARGSAAQIRQLAGMRGLMAKPDGSIIETPIIANFREGLNVLQYFISTHGARKGLADTALKTANSGYLTRRLVDVAQDLVITSDDCGTHEGLWMMPLIEGGDVVEPLRERVLGRVVAEDVIKPGTEDEVLVARNTLLDEKLCDLLESSSVDRVKVRSVITCDNDHGVCAHCYGRDLARGHLVNQGEAVGVIAAQSIGEPGTQLTMRTFHIGGAASRAAAESSIQVKHSGTVKLQNAQTVTNTDGKTVIVSRSSELTIIDEMGQTRENHKLPYGALLEQPDGGMVQAGQVVANWDPHTHPIITEVAGRVKFIDMIDGVTISRQTDELTGLSSIVVMDVNERPSSGKELRPTVKLVDDAGKDVFIPDTDLSALYFLPGRAIVSLEDGAQVNVGDAVARIPQESGGTKDITGGLPRVADLFEARQPKEPAILAEISGTISFGKETKGKRRLVITPLEGGEAYEEMIPKWRHLNVFEGEKVEKGEVLADGPESPHDILRLRGISPVANYIVNEVQEVYRLQGVKINDKHIETVVRQMLRRAEILDAGDSDFIEGEQAEVVRIRQANRALAAEGKRTISYRHVLMGITKASLSTESFISAASFQETTRVLTEAAVAGKVDDLRGLKENVIVGRLVPAGTGFAYHQGRQARRQPEQPVQISADEAEQSLADLLNAAGSADE